Proteins encoded in a region of the Acipenser ruthenus chromosome 54, fAciRut3.2 maternal haplotype, whole genome shotgun sequence genome:
- the LOC117966565 gene encoding uncharacterized protein LOC117966565 isoform X2 has translation MSASEHMSLATRSECSRSSKSSRRSSKSAANLAALEARAKAEAALARASYAQREIEVKVKKAQIKVEETRLEATLEALQQEKEAEAALAEANVFETAVDAADMAQLSGVDGNKQGSSFHSLERTEKYIQDQQAYVNYHQPSAYKEVSHPDIKVESPPPVDHLQPHDSSPSHNKLVQSSQPRLHSLSRAPTHTGAPATSRHPTTHLIREHVVNVPNPTYRLHTSQSPRRYADDDGQPHGEERHESSGTHSDRANVAGLAKILARRNLLTAGLTKFNDKPENYWAWKSTFSNAVEGLDLKPTEELDLLIKWLGPESAEHVRRMRSVHVNHPAAALSVVWQWLEECYGSAEAMETAFNKPECFPKISNKDPQRLRELGDLLLELEAAKAEGYLPGLSYLDTARGIKPILEKLPFSMQEKWMSQGTRYKQEHGVSFPPFSFFSSLIRAEAKMRNDPSFITSTSSAAPPKGEKFSTRTARAPITVHKTEVDNAIQKDESKKDDPNKQCPIHKKLHPLRKCRGFREKPLEERKTFLRENSICFRCVSSTAHQAKNCKAVIQCSECESDKHIAALHAGPAPWSHKDGISSFTQHGGEEDKSPSSPVATSTCTEVCGDSPPGKSCSKICRANVYPEGHPEKKMRTYAVLDDQSNKSLARSAFFKIFNVANDASPYTFKTCSGISETVGRRA, from the coding sequence ATGTCAGCTTCAGAACATATGAGCCTTGCAACCAGGTCAGAGTGCTCACGTTCATCTAAGTCATCAAGACGCTCCAGCAAATCTGCAGCAAACTTGGCTGCATTAGAAGCTCGCGCCAAGGCTGAAGCAGCACTAGCAAGAGCATCATATGCACAGAGAGAAATAGAAGTGAAAGTGAAGAAGGCCCAGATTAAAGTGGAGGAGACCCGCCTGGAAGCCACATTAGAGGCTCTTCAGCAGGAGAAAGAGGCGGAGGCCGCCTTAGCTGAGGCTAATGTCTTTGAGACAGCGGTGGATGCAGCTGATATGGCACAGCTGTCTGGGGTTGACGGCAACAAACAAGGCTCATCCTTCCATTCTCTCGAGAGGACTGAGAAGTATATACAAGACCAGCAAGCCTACGTGAACTACCATCAGCCATCGGCATACAAGGAAGTCTCACATCCAGACATCAAGGTTGAATCGCCTCCCCCAGTTGATCACCTCCAGCCACACGACTCCTCCCCCTCCCACAACAAGCTGGTCCAGAGCTCACAACCACGACTACATTCTCTCTCTCGCGCCCCCACTCATACTGGAGCACCAGCCACCTCAAGACACCCAACGACTCACCTTATCAGAGAGCATGTGGTGAACGTGCCTAACCCCACCTACAGGCTCCACACCTCACAGTCTCCCAGGCGCTACGCAGATGATGACGGCCAGCCACATGGTGAAGAACGTCATGAGTCCAGTGGGACCCATTCTGATCGTGCCAATGTTGCAGGTCTGGCAAAGATCCTAGCACGCCGCAACCTCCTCACAGCTGGACTCACCAAGTTCAACGACAAGCCAGAGAACTACTGGGCTTGGAAGTCAACATTCTCCAACGCCGTAGAAGGCCTCGACCTAAAGCCCACTGAGGAACTCGACCTACTAATCAAGTGGCTTGGGCCAGAATCAGCTGAGCATGTGAGAAGAATGAGGTCCGTCCATGTCAATCATCCTGCTGCAGCCCTCAGTGTGGTCTGGCAATGGCTAGAGGAGTGCTATGGGTCTGCTGAAGCTATGGAGACAGCCTTCAACAAGCCTGAATGCTTCCCGAAGATCTCCAATAAAGACCCCCAGCGTCTGAGAGAGCTGGGTGACCTTCTCCTCGAGTTGGAGGCAGCCAAAGCTGAAGGTTACTTACCCGGCCTGTCCTACCTGGACACTGCAAGGGGCATCAAGCCTATTCTGGAGAAGCTCCCCTTCAGCATGCAGGAGAAGTGGATGTCACAGGGGACCAGATACAAACAGGAGCATGGTGTCAGCTTCCCACCCTTCTCGTTCTTCTCCAGTTTAATCCGTGCAGAAGCAAAAATGAGGAACGACCCAAGCTTCATCACTTCCACTTCCAGCGCAGCACCACCTAAAGGAGAGAAATTCTCAACGAGAACGGCGAGAGCCCCTATCACAGTGCACAAGACAGAAGTGGACAATGCCATCCAGAAAGATGAATCTAAGAAGGATGACCCTAACAAACAATGCCCTATCCACAAAAAGCTGCACCCCCTGCGAAAGTGTAGAGGTTTTAGGGAGAAACCCCTAGAGGAGAGAAAAACCTTCCTTAGAGAGAACTCCATATGCTTTAGGTGTGTCTCCTCAACAGCACACCAGGCGAAGAACTGTAAAGCTGTCATCCAGTGCTCTGAGTGCGAAAGCGACAAGCATATTGCAGCTCTTCACGCCGGTCCTGCCCCTTGGTCTCACAAAGATGGCATCAGCTCCTTCACACAGCATGGCGGGGAGGAAGACAAGTCTCCCTCCTCTCCAGTTGCCACGTCCACCTGTACTGAGGTCTGTGGAGACAGTCCCCCGGGGAAGTCTTGCTCCAAGATCTGTCGTGCTAACGTTTACCCAGAAGGTCATCCTGAGAAGAAGATGAGAACATACGCCGTTCTGGATGACCAAAGTAACAAGTCTTTGGCTAGGTCAGCCTTCTTCAAGATATTCAACGTAGCCAATGACGCCTCACCCTACACATTCAAGACGTGCTCAGGTATCTCAGAGACTGTAGGCCGGCGAGCATGA
- the LOC117966565 gene encoding uncharacterized protein LOC117966565 isoform X1 codes for MEKKTKDHIIDTLDDLDDNGLNRFKDKLGDTSFQERKIAKGTLQHANSVEVACLIMSTFTETHAAANTIAVLNAINQAQLAEQLKEKVKAAPPPKKRTKSPCADNIGTVKEMNGGSERRTGVLHQSRRATQTDDEFNRLTAQREMNGGSERWTGGVLHQSRRAMQMDNELKRQTAQRAKCRSHLNFIDTCIDNAVVPTGFKIKLSVNMKTSEAERLNVNQILKETSFKVMQEAKLTLARRIREISNEIEIVINDMNCMFPPSEMRQLLRKVDNLENKTLEHLNNKKLMKLHKLIGQPGLQNRIGLEKIKISNHNNSENKENTVETLSNRMLEQCEYKSYDDYNIVQKEKDGNCFFRCLAVVLYGSQNDHRTIRHNVIELMESNMKQYEMNIDSVTHIEKMKLSDGSIDSWATEAEVMAAVDLLNRPIHVYIDLKNKDCFKYEGTIQTIKNKNDPINLLYNNNHFSVIVFKDNETGRKSEYCGIIKKDNQNKSKTVKINQVKVNDKMQNRELNMTKTENSKQKDRRPKNRHDTKYTKDKTEDIVLNLSSKTLTTSQKTVLSKGLKFIPTKRYIDKDKLATELKEWERHMRLAEYFFNENISDSEGNYEHGIKVNSTSTWTPPDGRDKWLDMYIEVVKQEIMVGLKKRCKRNLTNIEEQAMTELLNDDDIMIRPADKGSGIVIMNTDDYMKSVQCELNNTDTYEEVKSNKINKSVKEVKEIAERLYNKGIISKELKKYMQPNNARTGLARGNPKMHKENHPLRMIVSRPTDMHQYLHMSSAHPIHTKRAIPKGLGMRIRRICSKESDSVKQRNVLKTNLKKRGYKETIIETELRKVDKLKRDYKNRDKKVKRVPLIMTYSKLLPNISKIVWKHLRILHNSEKLKKVFLKAPVVAFKREANLGDILVHSKHKRIIDRIGSTKHVHQ; via the exons CGCCACCAcccaaaaaaaggacaaaatcgcCGTGTGCGGACAACATCGGTACAGTAAAG GAAATGAATGGAGGAAGTGAGAGGCGGACTGGAGTATTGCACCAATCCAGGAGGGCGACGCAGACGGACGATGAATTTAACAGACTGACGGCACAGAGAGAAATGAATGGAGGAAGTGAGAGGTGGACTGGAGGAGTATTACACCAATCCAGGAGGGCGATGCAGATGGACAATGAACTTAAGAGACAGACGGCACAGAGAGCTAAGTGTCGTTCTCATCTAAACTTTATAGATACTTGTATAGATAATGCAGTAGTTCCaactggctttaaaataaaactaagcgTAAACATGAAGACTAGTGAAGCAGAAAGATTAAATGTAAATCAGATATTAAAAGAGACTTCGTTTAAGGTAATGCAGGAAGCTAAATTGACATTGGCAAGACGAATTAGAGAAATAAGTAATGAAATAGAGATAGTAATAAATGACATGAATTGCATGTTCCCTCCATCAGAAATGAGACAGTTACTTCGTAAAGTAGACAACCTTGAGAACAAAACACTAGaacatttgaacaacaaaaagttaatgaaattacacaaattaataggtcaaccgggattacaaaatagaataggtctagaaaaaataaaaatttcaaatcataacaaTTCCGAGAATAAGGAAAACACTGTTGAAACACTTTCGAATAGAATGCTTGAGCAATGCGAGTATAAGAGTTATGACGACTACAACATAGTTCAAAAAGAGAAGGAcgggaactgtttctttagatgtttagctgtagttttatacggttcacaaaatgaccatcgaacaattagacataatgtaatagaactaatggaaagcaatatgaaacaatatgaaatgaacatcgactcagtgacccatattgaaaaaatgaaattaagtgatgggagtatagattcttgggctacagaggcagaagttatggcagctgtagatctcctaaataggcccatacacgtatacatagacttaaagaataaggactgttttaaatacgaaggcacaatacaaactattaaaaataagaatgatccaattaatcttttgtacaacaataaccatttctcagttattgtatttaaagacaatgaaaccggaagaaaatctgaatactgtggcataattaagaaagataatcaaaataaatctaaaacagtaaaaataaaccaggttaaagtaaatgataaaatgcaaaatagagagttaaacatgactaagacagagaattcaaaacagaaagataggagacccaaaaatagacatgataccaaatacacaaaagataagacagaagacattGTActcaatttatcaagtaaaactttaaccacatcccaaaaaacagtactgagtaaaggacttaagtttataccaactaaaagatacatcgataaagataaactggccactgaattaaaggagtgggagagacacatgagattagcagaatattttttcaatgaaaatatctcagattcagagggtaattatgagcatgggattaaggttaatagtaccagcacatggactcctccggatggaagagataaatggttagatatgtatattgaagtagttaaacaagaaataatggtaggactaaagaaaagatgtaaacgtaatttaaccaatattgaagaacaagctatgactgagttgttaaatgatgatgatataatgataagaccagcagataaaggctcaggaatagtgatcatgaacacagatgactatatgaaatctgtacaatgtgaattaaataatacagatacatatgaagaagttaaaagcaataagatcaataaatcggtaaaagaggttaaggaaattgcggagagactatacaataaaggaattatatcaaaagaattaaaaaaatacatgcagccaaataatgcaagaacaggtctagcaagaggaaatcctaaaatgcacaaagaaaatcaccctctgcgaatgatagtcagtagacctactgacatgcaccagtatttacacatgtcctctgcacatccgatacacactaaaagggcaatcccaaagggtctaggaatgagaatacgaagaatatgctcaaaagaaagtgactctgtaaaacaaagaaatgtattaaaaacaaatcttaaaaaaagaggatacaaagaaactattatagagacggagttaagaaaagtggataaactaaaaagagattataaaaatagagataaaaaggtcaaaagagtcccattaataatgacttactctaaacttttgcccaatatttctaagatagtttggaaacacttgcggattctacataattcagaaaaattaaaaaaagtgtttcttaaggccccagttgtagcattcaaaagagaagctaatttaggtgatattttagttcacagtaaacataaaagaataattgacagaataggttctacgaaacatgtgcaccagtag